Proteins from a genomic interval of Trichoderma breve strain T069 chromosome 2, whole genome shotgun sequence:
- a CDS encoding dihydrodipicolinate synthetase family domain-containing protein, with the protein MTASTEANGFSNHNGSSHSSTAPLQPGLYVPTVAFFTPEDTIDEETTAAHAKRLVEAGVTGIVTHGSNGEAVHLDHAERQLVNRITRSTIDAAGRSDMPLIVGCGSQSTRETIQLCREAAASGGTHALVLPPAYYGSLLSTDLIMGHFREVADASPIPLLIYNFPGACSGLDLSSDTILALAQHPNIVGVKLTCGNTGKLARVVAGTRGTTFRTFGGSADFAIQTLSVGGHGVIAGLANVAPKACAEVMRLWNEGKTEEATLLQGVVAAGDWTAIKGGFVSVKAALKRYYSYGGEPRKPCAYLEGKALETQLLGFSELVETERKLEALA; encoded by the coding sequence ATGACAGCGTCTACAGAAGCTAACGGCTTCTCCAACCACAATGGCTCAAGCCATAGCTCTACCGCACCCTTGCAGCCAGGCCTATACGTGCCTACCGTTGCATTCTTTACTCCTGAAGATACCATCGACGAAGAGACGACAGCAGCACACGCCAAGCGCCTGGTTGAGGCCGGTGTCACGGGCATCGTGACGCACGGCTCCAATGGCGAGGCTGTCCATCTTGATCACGCCGAGCGACAGCTTGTCAACCGCATTACTCGTTCAAccatcgatgctgctggcagAAGTGATATGCCCCTTATTGTCGGATGCGGCAGTCAATCTACGCGAGAGACAATACAGCTATGCCGTGAGGCTGCCGCATCTGGAGGAACACACGCTCTCGTCCTGCCACCGGCGTATTACGGAAGCTTGCTGTCGACAGACCTCATAATGGGTCACTTCAGAGAAGTGGCTGATGCTAGCCCAATCCCCCTTCTGATATACAACTTCCCAGGCGCGTGCAGCGGGCTAGATCTCAGCTCGGATaccatcttggccttggctcAGCATCCCAATATTGTCGGCGTTAAGCTGACCTGCGGCAACACGGGCAAGCTGGCTCGTGTTGTTGCCGGCACACGTGGGACGACTTTCAGGACCTTTGGCGGTAGCGCCGACTTTGCCATTCAGACCCTGTCCGTGGGCGGGCACGGTGTGATTGCGGGATTGGCCAATGTGGCGCCCAAGGCCTGTGCTGAGGTTATGCGATTGTGGAATGAagggaagacggaggaggcGACGCTGCTGCAAGGGGTTGTCGCTGCTGGAGACTGGACTGCTATCAAGGGCGGCTTTGTCTCTGTCAAGGCCGCGCTGAAGAGATATTACAGCTACGGCGGCGAGCCACGAAAGCCTTGTGCCTATCTCGAGGGCAAGGCCTTGGAGACACAGCTGCTGGGCTTTTCTGAGCTGGTTGAGACGGAGAGGAAGCTAGAGGCACTAGCTTAG